From the Posidoniimonas polymericola genome, one window contains:
- a CDS encoding baeRF7 domain-containing protein gives MQPKTVQQTDIIALADNEASPCVSLYMPTHRAGRETQQDPIRLKNLLKEADEQLAKRGLDHDKRQQLLAPLAELPDNADTDFWRYSTDGLAVLLNSDGAQAFRLHGPTPEFVLAAEQYFLNPLLRSLQSDGRFYLLAVSQNKVRLFEGDSRQLSEIETDLLPDDLRDALNIDEYQSALQYHSTAQAGASGGDPVYHGHGGGEGEDQKKELLQFFHRLATPLSKVLAGEQTGSPTPLLFAGVGYLFPIFREACDYRGLLDEPLTRNPDEASADELHDPAWEIVRPHYATRWSELSEKYGLAASRDLATDDLSAICKHAEQGRLQTLVFSEAAMQHHETASEERSAELAHAGVETLRTGGDVLVCSPDNMPVKGDVAAICRF, from the coding sequence GTGCAACCCAAGACCGTTCAGCAAACCGACATCATCGCCCTGGCCGACAACGAGGCGTCGCCGTGTGTGTCGCTCTACATGCCGACGCACCGCGCCGGCCGCGAGACGCAGCAGGACCCGATCCGGCTGAAGAACCTGCTCAAAGAAGCCGACGAACAGCTCGCCAAGCGTGGCCTTGACCACGACAAACGCCAGCAGCTGCTGGCGCCGCTGGCCGAACTCCCAGATAACGCCGACACCGACTTCTGGCGGTACTCGACCGATGGCCTCGCCGTGCTGCTCAACTCCGACGGCGCCCAGGCGTTCCGGCTGCACGGCCCGACGCCCGAGTTTGTGCTCGCTGCCGAGCAGTACTTCCTCAACCCGCTGCTCCGCTCGCTGCAGTCTGACGGCCGCTTCTACCTGCTGGCGGTCAGCCAGAACAAGGTGCGTCTGTTCGAGGGCGATTCGCGTCAGCTTTCCGAAATCGAAACCGACCTGCTGCCCGACGACCTCCGCGATGCCTTGAACATCGACGAGTACCAGTCCGCCCTGCAGTACCACTCGACCGCGCAGGCCGGCGCCTCGGGGGGCGATCCGGTCTACCACGGGCACGGCGGCGGTGAGGGCGAGGACCAGAAGAAGGAGCTGCTGCAGTTCTTCCATCGACTCGCGACGCCCCTCTCGAAGGTCTTGGCGGGCGAGCAGACCGGCTCGCCGACGCCGCTCCTGTTCGCCGGCGTGGGCTACCTATTCCCGATCTTCCGCGAGGCGTGCGACTACCGCGGTCTGCTCGACGAGCCGCTCACACGCAACCCCGACGAAGCGTCAGCCGACGAGCTGCACGACCCGGCGTGGGAGATCGTGCGTCCGCACTACGCGACCCGTTGGAGCGAACTGAGCGAGAAGTACGGCCTGGCCGCGTCACGCGACCTGGCGACCGACGACCTGTCCGCCATCTGCAAGCACGCCGAGCAGGGGCGCCTGCAGACGCTCGTCTTCTCCGAAGCGGCGATGCAGCACCACGAGACCGCCTCCGAAGAGCGGAGCGCTGAGCTGGCCCACGCCGGCGTCGAAACGCTCCGCACCGGCGGCGATGTGCTGGTGTGCTCGCCGGACAACATGCCGGTGAAGGGTGACGTGGCGGCGATCTGCCGGTTCTAG
- a CDS encoding NAD(P)(+) transhydrogenase (Re/Si-specific) subunit beta: protein MDQVLLSIPYLVAAVLFILSLKGLSSQETARRGNLYGIIGMAIAVGATMTSHQITSQGLVYVGIAVLIGAAIGAVMAARVAMTSMPELVALLHSFVGAAAVLVGFASYFGEHGETVIGVRIHLTEIYLAVWIGAITFTGSLVAFGKLCGKLSGRPLLLPGRHLLNLAAVVGSLAIGVYFVLVAGPVIADGVLPLVIATAIALFLGYHLVAAIGGADMPVVVSLLNSYSGWTAAAAGFMLSNDLLIVTGALVGASGAILSYVMCKAMNRSIVNVVFGGFGAAPAPTAGSGEAAEQTGTITETTVAELADELQHAKSVVIVPGYGMAVARAQHAVREVSDKLRAKGVNVRFAIHPVAGRLPGHMNVLLAEASVPYDIVLEMDEINDDLPQTDVVLVIGANDIVNPSALTDPNSPIAGMPVLEVWEADRVVMLKRGRSAGYAGVDNPLFYYDNTHMLFGDAHNTMNALVGAL from the coding sequence TTGGACCAGGTTCTCCTTTCCATCCCGTACCTTGTCGCCGCGGTGCTGTTCATCCTGAGCCTCAAGGGGCTCAGCAGCCAGGAGACCGCCCGGCGCGGCAACCTGTACGGCATCATCGGCATGGCGATCGCCGTCGGCGCGACGATGACCTCGCACCAGATCACTAGCCAGGGGCTGGTGTACGTCGGGATCGCAGTGCTCATCGGCGCCGCGATCGGCGCGGTGATGGCCGCCCGCGTGGCGATGACCTCGATGCCCGAGCTGGTCGCGCTCCTGCACAGCTTTGTCGGCGCGGCGGCGGTGCTGGTTGGCTTCGCGAGCTACTTCGGCGAACACGGCGAGACCGTCATCGGCGTCCGTATCCACCTGACCGAGATCTACCTGGCGGTCTGGATCGGCGCGATCACGTTCACCGGCTCGCTGGTCGCCTTCGGCAAGCTGTGCGGCAAGCTGTCCGGCCGCCCGCTCTTGCTGCCCGGCCGGCACCTGCTCAACCTGGCCGCGGTGGTGGGCAGCCTGGCGATCGGCGTCTACTTTGTGCTGGTCGCCGGCCCGGTGATCGCCGACGGGGTCCTGCCGCTCGTGATCGCCACCGCGATCGCGCTCTTTCTCGGCTACCACCTGGTGGCCGCCATCGGCGGGGCCGACATGCCGGTGGTGGTGTCGCTGCTCAACAGCTACTCCGGCTGGACCGCGGCTGCGGCCGGCTTCATGCTCTCCAATGACCTCTTGATCGTCACCGGCGCCCTGGTCGGCGCGTCGGGAGCCATCCTCAGCTACGTCATGTGCAAGGCGATGAACCGCTCGATCGTGAACGTCGTGTTCGGCGGCTTCGGCGCCGCCCCCGCCCCAACCGCCGGCAGCGGCGAGGCCGCCGAGCAGACCGGCACAATCACCGAGACCACGGTCGCCGAGCTGGCCGACGAGCTGCAGCACGCCAAGAGCGTGGTGATCGTGCCCGGCTACGGCATGGCGGTCGCCCGGGCGCAGCACGCCGTCCGCGAGGTAAGCGACAAGCTGCGGGCCAAGGGGGTGAACGTCCGCTTCGCGATCCACCCGGTCGCCGGCCGGCTGCCGGGCCACATGAACGTGCTGCTCGCCGAGGCCAGCGTCCCCTACGACATCGTCCTCGAGATGGACGAGATCAACGACGACCTGCCCCAGACCGACGTCGTCCTCGTGATCGGCGCCAACGACATCGTGAACCCTAGCGCCCTGACCGACCCGAATAGCCCGATCGCCGGCATGCCGGTCCTCGAGGTCTGGGAGGCCGACCGCGTGGTGATGCTCAAGCGCGGCCGCTCCGCCGGCTACGCGGGCGTCGACAACCCGCTGTTCTACTACGACAACACCCACATGCTCTTCGGCGACGCCCACAACACGATGAACGCGTTGGTCGGGGCGCTGTAA
- a CDS encoding Re/Si-specific NAD(P)(+) transhydrogenase subunit alpha translates to MRIAIPRETAPGERRVAASPDSVRALLKLGHSVAIESGAGEAAGFTDDAYRDAGAEVTDHTQPLWFDAELVLKVRPPSDAEVELLEKGDLLACYLQPAQNGELLAKLAAKGVTALALEAVPRITRAQSMDTLSAMANIAGYRAVVEAASNFGRFFGGQMTAAGRLPPAKVLVIGAGVAGLAAVGAAKGLGAVVRAFDTRPATKEQVESLGGEFLTVEIEESGEGAGGYAKEVSQAFLDAEFALFRAQAQEVDIVITTALIPGKPAPKLWLKDMVELMKPGSVVVDLAGEQGGNCEYTEPGQKIQTHGVTVIGYTDLVSRMADTASALYANVMVNLIKHLGGAEPQIDMDDTVTRAITVTHDGAVTWPPPPLPAPTPAAAPPAKPAAKPTEAAAPADDRRSPLDAVMIGAGLLLAAVWLYMRFQLHEAPGATGGEAQQFVQHLTVFVMACIVGWHVIWNVSAALHTPLMAVTNAISGIIIVGGLLTGGSLGEAGFTPAVALGLVAILLAMINVAGGFLVTQRMLKMFRRG, encoded by the coding sequence GTGCGAATCGCGATCCCCAGAGAAACCGCCCCGGGAGAACGACGCGTCGCCGCGTCGCCCGATTCTGTCCGGGCCCTGCTGAAGCTGGGCCACTCAGTGGCTATCGAGTCCGGCGCCGGCGAGGCCGCCGGCTTCACCGACGACGCCTACCGCGACGCCGGGGCCGAGGTGACCGACCACACGCAGCCCTTGTGGTTCGACGCCGAGCTGGTCCTCAAGGTCCGCCCGCCGTCCGACGCCGAAGTCGAGCTGCTGGAGAAAGGGGACCTGCTGGCCTGCTATCTGCAGCCGGCCCAGAACGGCGAGCTGCTCGCCAAGCTAGCGGCCAAGGGGGTCACCGCCCTGGCCCTCGAGGCGGTGCCGCGGATCACCCGCGCCCAGTCGATGGACACCCTCAGCGCGATGGCCAACATCGCCGGCTACCGCGCCGTGGTCGAGGCGGCCAGCAACTTCGGCCGCTTCTTCGGCGGCCAGATGACCGCCGCGGGCCGGCTGCCCCCGGCCAAGGTGCTGGTGATCGGCGCCGGCGTCGCGGGCCTGGCCGCCGTGGGCGCCGCCAAGGGCCTGGGCGCCGTGGTCCGCGCGTTCGACACCCGGCCCGCCACCAAGGAGCAGGTCGAGAGCCTCGGCGGCGAGTTCCTGACGGTCGAGATCGAGGAGTCGGGCGAGGGCGCCGGCGGCTACGCCAAGGAGGTCTCGCAGGCGTTCCTCGACGCCGAGTTCGCCCTGTTCCGCGCGCAGGCCCAGGAAGTCGACATCGTCATCACCACCGCGCTGATCCCCGGCAAGCCGGCGCCCAAGCTGTGGCTGAAGGACATGGTCGAGCTGATGAAGCCCGGCTCGGTGGTGGTCGACCTGGCGGGCGAGCAGGGGGGCAACTGCGAGTACACCGAGCCCGGCCAGAAGATCCAGACCCACGGCGTCACCGTGATCGGCTACACCGACCTGGTGAGCCGCATGGCCGACACCGCCAGCGCGCTGTACGCCAACGTGATGGTCAACCTGATCAAGCACCTCGGCGGAGCCGAGCCGCAGATCGACATGGACGACACCGTCACCCGGGCGATCACCGTCACGCATGACGGCGCGGTCACCTGGCCGCCGCCACCCCTGCCTGCCCCCACGCCCGCCGCCGCGCCGCCGGCGAAACCTGCGGCCAAGCCCACCGAGGCGGCCGCTCCTGCCGACGACCGCCGCTCGCCGCTCGACGCGGTGATGATCGGCGCCGGGCTGCTGCTCGCCGCGGTCTGGCTGTACATGCGGTTCCAGCTGCACGAGGCGCCCGGCGCCACCGGCGGCGAGGCCCAGCAGTTCGTCCAGCACCTGACCGTGTTCGTGATGGCGTGCATCGTCGGCTGGCACGTGATCTGGAACGTCTCGGCGGCGCTGCACACGCCGCTGATGGCGGTCACCAACGCGATCAGCGGCATCATCATCGTCGGCGGCCTGCTGACCGGCGGCTCGCTCGGCGAGGCGGGCTTCACCCCGGCGGTCGCGCTCGGCCTGGTCGCCATCCTGCTGGCGATGATCAACGTCGCCGGCGGTTTCCTGGTGACCCAGCGCATGCTCAAGATGTTCAGAAGAGGATGA
- a CDS encoding redoxin domain-containing protein → MHRLLVLSSLTFGLLAAPLLAPQAAHAAPRLVADFTLPDHLGKPWSLADQAASELVVVAFLGTECPLAKLYGPRLQALADEYGPRGVRFVAVDSNSQDSLAEITAYVRRHEVQYPVLKDQANRVADQFGATRTPEVFVLDRSRRVRYQGRVDDQYVVGIQRDEPTREDLRAALDELLAGKEVSQPATKALGCLIGRTRETKEDSQVTYTRDIAPIFQQRCVECHQEGEIGPFPLLTYEQASGWGDMITEVIREQRMPPWHANPDYGHFANDRSMPDDEKQLVYQWVENGCPEGEPSEAIEPTTTAAGWPTAREPDAVTDMADQPFTIPAEGGPSGVPYQYFTRPSGYEEDRWVEAAVVQPGNRQVVHHIIVYADPPGGEDRRGWIFLTAYVPGLRFDPMPTGAAKLVPAGSNFVFEMHYTPIGSEQTDMSRLGVLFAEPQQVSSEVVTCEIGNMRFEIPPGEPEHVVTASSRPLDRATTLLSLSPHMHLRGKAFRYELATPGGAREVLLDVPAYDFNWQTRYVLTEPRELPAGSVIHCRAAFDNSKQNLANPDPSATVRWGDQSWDEMMLGYFDVVLPRDDARRAGSKPVHTGQDLVGMFDLADADHNGGLSVEEATANERLTKHFALIDTSGDKLLQLGEILTAVARYLK, encoded by the coding sequence ATGCACCGTCTCCTCGTGTTGTCCTCGCTCACTTTCGGCCTGCTGGCCGCGCCCCTGCTCGCCCCGCAGGCGGCCCACGCCGCGCCCCGGCTGGTCGCCGACTTCACGCTGCCCGACCACCTCGGCAAGCCGTGGTCCCTGGCCGACCAGGCCGCCAGCGAGCTGGTGGTGGTCGCCTTCCTGGGGACCGAGTGCCCGCTCGCCAAGCTGTACGGGCCGCGGCTCCAGGCGCTGGCCGACGAGTACGGCCCCCGCGGCGTGCGGTTCGTGGCGGTCGACTCCAACTCGCAGGACTCGCTCGCCGAGATCACCGCCTACGTCCGCCGGCACGAAGTCCAGTACCCGGTGCTCAAGGACCAGGCCAACCGCGTGGCCGACCAGTTTGGCGCGACGCGGACGCCCGAAGTGTTCGTGCTCGACCGCTCGCGGCGGGTCCGCTACCAGGGCCGCGTCGACGACCAGTACGTCGTCGGCATCCAGCGCGATGAGCCAACCCGCGAGGACCTCCGCGCGGCGCTCGACGAGCTGCTGGCCGGCAAAGAAGTCTCGCAGCCAGCGACCAAGGCGCTCGGCTGCCTGATCGGCCGCACCCGCGAGACCAAAGAAGACAGCCAAGTGACCTACACGCGCGACATCGCGCCGATCTTCCAGCAGCGGTGCGTCGAGTGCCACCAGGAGGGCGAGATCGGCCCCTTCCCGCTGCTGACCTACGAGCAGGCGTCGGGCTGGGGCGACATGATCACCGAGGTGATCCGCGAGCAACGCATGCCGCCCTGGCACGCCAACCCCGACTACGGCCACTTCGCCAACGACCGCAGCATGCCCGACGACGAGAAGCAGCTCGTCTACCAGTGGGTCGAGAACGGCTGCCCCGAAGGCGAGCCGTCCGAAGCGATTGAGCCGACCACCACGGCCGCCGGCTGGCCAACGGCCCGCGAGCCCGACGCCGTGACCGACATGGCCGACCAGCCGTTCACGATCCCCGCCGAAGGCGGCCCCTCGGGCGTGCCGTACCAGTACTTCACGCGCCCATCGGGTTACGAAGAAGACCGCTGGGTCGAGGCCGCCGTTGTGCAGCCCGGCAACCGGCAGGTGGTGCACCACATTATCGTCTACGCCGACCCGCCCGGCGGCGAGGACCGCCGCGGCTGGATCTTCCTCACCGCGTACGTGCCCGGCCTGCGGTTCGACCCGATGCCCACCGGCGCGGCCAAGCTGGTGCCGGCGGGGTCCAACTTTGTGTTCGAGATGCACTACACGCCGATCGGCTCCGAGCAGACCGACATGAGCCGCCTCGGCGTGCTGTTCGCCGAGCCCCAGCAGGTCAGCAGCGAGGTCGTGACCTGCGAGATCGGCAACATGCGGTTCGAGATCCCGCCCGGTGAGCCAGAGCATGTCGTGACCGCCAGCAGCCGGCCGCTCGACCGGGCCACGACGCTCTTGTCGCTCTCGCCGCACATGCACCTGCGGGGCAAGGCGTTCCGCTACGAGCTCGCCACGCCGGGCGGCGCCCGCGAGGTGCTGCTCGACGTGCCCGCCTACGACTTCAACTGGCAGACCCGCTACGTGCTCACGGAGCCGCGCGAGCTGCCGGCGGGGTCGGTGATCCACTGCCGCGCGGCGTTCGACAACTCGAAGCAGAACCTGGCCAACCCCGACCCGTCGGCCACGGTCCGCTGGGGCGACCAGTCGTGGGACGAGATGATGCTCGGCTACTTCGACGTGGTGCTGCCGCGCGACGATGCTCGCCGCGCCGGCTCCAAGCCGGTGCACACCGGCCAGGACCTGGTCGGCATGTTCGACCTAGCCGACGCCGACCACAACGGCGGCCTGAGCGTCGAGGAGGCGACCGCCAACGAACGCCTCACCAAGCACTTCGCTTTGATCGACACCAGCGGCGACAAGCTGCTGCAGTTGGGGGAGATCCTGACGGCGGTGGCTCGGTATTTGAAGTAG
- a CDS encoding trypsin-like peptidase domain-containing protein codes for MVRGKDDFIVRRLSREFNDLGQPSINVKPLTTARPSPRHNSRAEWQTWIRKYSEGVLHLLFTSPEGDPSCGTAFHIGKGTFATARHNVFTECGAVHDDLRLKHDGNEFVANVLAPLDADANTPDVALLSCNALSKLARIPTQVRLPELGEEIVAIGFPSIPQRNVTQVVHSGIVEALPVNYSDRLRFIQVSFQSGGGLSGGSLIDAGGNLLGVVVENVFMQAADAGGITAPSRPYGQAVPVEYLDDLLKSYDRQQRPIR; via the coding sequence ATGGTGCGAGGAAAAGATGACTTTATCGTGCGGCGCCTTTCACGCGAATTCAACGATCTAGGCCAACCAAGCATTAACGTCAAACCTCTCACGACCGCACGCCCTAGCCCTCGGCACAATTCCCGGGCTGAGTGGCAGACTTGGATTCGCAAATACTCGGAAGGTGTGCTTCACCTTCTCTTTACTTCGCCAGAAGGCGACCCTTCTTGCGGAACTGCTTTCCACATCGGAAAAGGCACTTTTGCGACAGCCCGCCACAACGTCTTTACAGAATGTGGTGCAGTACACGACGACCTGAGGCTCAAGCACGATGGCAATGAGTTCGTTGCCAATGTGCTCGCACCGCTCGATGCAGACGCGAATACGCCTGATGTCGCCCTATTAAGCTGCAATGCGCTTTCGAAGCTCGCGAGAATCCCGACACAAGTTCGGTTGCCGGAACTCGGTGAAGAGATAGTGGCGATTGGGTTTCCCAGTATCCCCCAACGCAATGTTACGCAGGTGGTACACAGCGGAATCGTCGAAGCGCTTCCTGTGAATTACAGTGACCGTCTCCGATTCATCCAAGTCAGCTTCCAAAGTGGCGGTGGCTTGAGTGGAGGAAGTTTGATTGATGCTGGAGGCAACCTTCTGGGTGTAGTTGTGGAAAACGTATTCATGCAGGCCGCCGATGCTGGCGGAATCACCGCGCCGTCGAGACCCTACGGGCAGGCGGTTCCCGTAGAGTACTTAGACGATCTGCTCAAATCCTATGATCGACAGCAACGGCCGATTAGATAG